The Betaproteobacteria bacterium nucleotide sequence TTGGCGGCTGCACGGCTACCCGCAACCGGGGTAGCAGACGAGTCATCGTGCGCTTGTTGTATTTCGACAACAAGTTATTGTTCTGGTTATCAATCCTTACATGAACAAGGCGAGATAACCGCTACCGTCCGAGGCGTCTGACCTGCTCCTGATAGGCACGCAGGAATGCGGCGCCGAACACCCGGTCGAAATCGTCGTCGACATCGGCCTGGGTCTGCCGATAGTAGGCGACGAAGCAGTCCCACAACTGCGCTTTGCGGTTGGCGAGGAGCGACTTGCCGCCTTCCTTTTGCAGACGCTTCTCGATCGTGTCGGGATCGAAGCGCTGAATGGCGCCGATCAGCGCGGCGCGCAGGCCGGCCACCAGCGCCAGCTCGTGCGCCTGCAGGTCGTTGCAGGCGTCCGCGACTGCCTTGGCCGGCGGCAGGAACGCATCGGTGCGCGTGACCGGATCGAACACGAATTGCAGCGCCTCGTCCACCGATTCGGACAGCTTCAAGGGATTGTTCTCGCGCGCGGCCACCATGGTGCGATCCACCGCCCGCAGTTCTTCCTTTACCTTGGAGCGGGCGAGCAGCATGCCCATGAGGCCTTCGATCGCTGCCCGCACGGTGGCCCCGCACTCTTCCAGGAAGCGATCGGCGTCGACCTGGGCCGTGTCGACGCCCTGCATGCCCGCCCCGCGCAGGAAAGTGGCGATCGCGCCCTGCACGTCGGACGGCGTGGCAGCCTGCGGCATCGGTGCCGGCGCGGCGCGCGCGCGAATCGCTGCCGCATGCAGCAACATACTGGGCTCGGTGTTTGCCCCGACGACATCGAAAGGCAGCGGCGCAGCCTCTTGCGCAGGCGATGGCGCCGGCGCGGGCGATGCCGGCGCCATCGCGCCGAAAATGCCCAGCGGATCGTCCGCGGGCGCACGCGAGGGGCTCTCTCCCAGCAGCTTTGCCAGCGGATCGTCGTTCGCGGCTGGCGCTTGTAACGGATCGGGTAACGCAGGCGGCGCAGCGGGCTGACGTCCACGTGGCGCAGGCGGCGCAGCGGCGGGCGCGGGAAGCGGCAAGTTGAAGTCATGCACGTGGTCGAGCTCGTCGCTGCCACCCCTGCCGCCGCCGAACTGGCCGCGCCCATGCCCTGGCGACAGCTCAGGGGAAAGGCCGAGCGGGTCGGCACCGCGCACCCCGGGGCCTTGCAGCAACGCATCGATCGGCGACTCGGTGCCGGCGCCATGCAGGAATTCGTCCGGCGACCCGGTAGTGGCCGGCGTGGATGCCGAATCGCGTCCGAGTATCCCTGCGAGCGGATCGGACGCCGGTGCCGTGCCGGGACGACGGCTCGCATCGCCGGGCCGGCCCAGGATGTCGAGCAGCGGATCGGGCGCATGGGTGTCGCGCTTGCCGAGAAGGTCCTGCAGATCGCTGGGCGGCGCCTTCGGTGCCGCCGGCGCACGCGCATCGCGGTTGCCGAAGAGATCCTGCAGAAGATCCCCGGACGGCGCGGACGGCGTCTTCGGCGCCGCAGGTGCACGCGGCTGCAGCGGTTGCGCGCCGAAGAGCCGATCGAGGTCGGCCGGCTGCCCCCGTGACGAAACGGGATTCGCAGGCAAAATGCTCAGCGGCTCGCCTTCCTCCACCGCAACCAAACCGAACTCGTATTCGCCGATGGCCATGCGATCGCCCGCGTGCAACGGTTGCTGAGCGCCCGGCCCGACCACTTCGCCGTTGACGACCACCGGATTGATCTGCGAGATCACGTGCAGCAGGTAACCCTCAGGGCGCCGCAGGATGGTGGCGTGCTTGCGCGATACCCGCCGGCTGTGATCCTCCAGGACGATGTCGCATTCCTGGCCGCGCCCGATCATGTATTGCGCGGCGCTCAGAACCGTGGTGACCGGTTCGGAGAATTCTTCGCCGGCATGCCGCGCTGCGTAGATGGCCAAAACCATGACGTGTTACGTTGGACGACGGGATTGGCGCCGACTATAGCACCTCACCCTGAACGAAGCGTCGGCCGCGTTGTGGCGAACAACGTCGGCGCGGCCGCGATCGCAGCCGCATGTCCCCGCCGAGCGAACGCTATTGCTGTGGATACGTGCCACCAACGGGCTGCTGGGGTTGGGCGGGTTGTTGGGCGTACGGCGCGTAACCCGGTGCTGCATAGCCTGCGGGTGGCGGTGGCGCGTAACCCGCAGGCGGCGGGGCGTAACCGGCGGGTGGTGGTGCATAACCCGCGGGCGGTGGCGCATAGCCGGGCGGTGGCGCGGGCCGTGCAACCATGCTGTCCGCCGCGCCCACGGCGATGCGTATGCTGCTGCCCGGGTGATAAGGCAGCGTGGTGGTGATGTCGCGGCCGGCGTAACGGTATACCACCGAATAGCCGCGAATCGCCTCGCGCGTTACGCCGTCCACGACCCGGCACGGTTGCGCCATCGGTGCAGCCGCCATCGGTGCGTATGCCATGGGCGCCGCTGCAACGGGCGCGGGCGCCGCCGTGCCGGCCATGACGCGATCGCCGATCATCGCCCCGCCGATCGCTCCGGCAGCCGTAGCCGCAGTTCTGCCCGACCCCTGGCCGACCTGATTGCCGAGCAGTGCACCGGCTGCGCCGCCGACCACGGCGCCGGTGGTGGATGCCGGCGCGTTCGGATTCGCCATTCGATCGGCGATCACGGTGCCGGCGACCGCACCGACTGCGCTGGCCGCATCCCGCCCACGTCCGGAACCGACTTGGCTGCCGAGCAGAGCGCCGGCCACGCCGCCGACCGCGGGCGCCACCATGTTGCGCTCCTGAGGCGGCGCGGGCTGCATCGGAACCCCGGGCGGCAACGGCTGCGGCACGGCCGCGACCACTTGCGGCGCCATCGGCGCGCCCGGCGCGCCCGGCACGCACTCGCGCCCATCGACGACCGGCCCGTAAAGCGGCGTTACCGCGATCACCGGCGCCACGTCCATGAAGTCGACCGCAGCCGCAGGCGCGGATGCCATCGCCATGACAACCAGATAGCGCGCTTTCGCCTTCATGAGCTGAACCCCCATCGTCTGCCGCGAGCCCCCCGGCGCGCTGTATCCATGGTGCGCGCGATGGCATGGGCAGGCAAGGAAACAATCGACATGACAAAAACCTGCAAGACCCGCGCCATGTCAGGCTGCAGGCTTGCGGGCAACCACGACGTGACCGGCGACTTCGTTGCCGGCCTCCATGCGCAGCCACTCGCCGCGAATGCTCGCCCGCTCGAAACCCGCACGCGCCAGCGCCAGCTGCGCGTACTGGCTGCCGTGCGCATAGCGCCCGGTGTGGGTGAGCCGATAGCGCTCGCTCGAATCGGCGGCAAGCGCTTCCAGCGTGACGGCGAACAGGCCGCCCGGATGCAGGGCGGCGAAGGCCGCCTGCGCAGCCTCGTCCAGCTCGCCGAAGTAGCACAGCGTGTCGGCGCACGCGATGGCGTGATAGTGCCCCGGCCGCGAACGCATGAAGGCGGTGAGCTCGCTTTCGTACAGCGCGTCGTAGTGGCCGCTCGCGCGCGCGTGTTCCAGCATCTTCGGCGAAAGATCGACACCGTCGAGCTTCGCCGCCAGCGGGCGCAACAACGGCCCGCAGAGTCCCGTGCCGCAGCCGGCGTCGAGCACTGCGATCGCGTCGAGCGCACCAGCCGCACGCAGCGCCTCGACCACCAGCGTGGGGGCGCGGTATTGCAGCTTCTGCAGATGGACATCGAACGTGCGGGCGAAGCCGTCGAAGACCGAGCGCACGTAGTCGTCGGAAGCACGCGTCGGCGCAGTCCCGCCTTCGACCGAAGCGAGCAAGTGGCGAGGTTCGGCATTGTCCGGTTCCGCTTCGGCCCACTTGCGGTAATGGTCGCGCGCCTCGTCGTAGCGACCGAGCTCGCAGAGCGCGAGGCCGACGAACGCGCGCGAGCGCGTGCGGGTATGGTCCAGTGCGACCGCCTTGCAGAACAGAGCATAGGCTTGCGCGACCTCGCCGCCTCGAAGGCGCATGCGGCCCAGGTTTTCGTACGGCAGCGAAAACTCGGGCGAAAGCGCGATGGCCCGCTCGAAGCAGCGGATGGCCTCGTCGGCCTGCCCGGACGCGTGCGCGACGTTGCCCAGGTTGTTCAATGCCCGCGGATCGTGCGGGGCGAGCGCGAGCACGCGCCGCAAATGCCGCGACGCCTCGTCCAGCTTGCCCGCCTCGCACAACAGGTTCCCAAGATTGTTGTGCGCGCTCGCGTAATCGGGTGCGGCCGCCACGGCCCGGCGCATCAAGGCGAGCGCTTCAGCATCGCGATCGCACTGGCGCATCAGCAACCCGAGGAAATGCAGCGCATCGGCATTCTCCGGCGCCGCATCCAGAATCTGTCGATACAACGCTTCGGCCTCGTCGAGCTGGCCGTTGCGATGCAACTCCATCGCGGCGCGCACGGCCTCCTCGATCGTGACGGTGCGCGTCTGATGCTCCGTGCTCATGCGGCTACTTCGTCCACGTTGTCGAAAAGCCGCGGCGCGCGTCGCAACCGAGCTGTGCTACGCTGGATCGACCAGCACAGATGGGAGGACCCGGGCACATGAAGCCACGCAGGCGGCGCAAGTTTTCCGTCGAGGAGGCCCTTCATGCCGGCGGCCGCAGCCGAATCGATCTCCTGCGCCACTGCGTGCAGTCGGTCACGATGGAACCGCTGTTCGTGTTCCTCGTGGATGAATATCGGCAGCGGCCGCAGCATGCCGCAGCGCTCGCCTTGTTCGACATGTTCTGCGCGCCCGGCGCGCCCGCCCGGCTCGGCGCCCATGCCGTCCTGCCGCCGATGAATCTCGTGCTCGTGGCCGGCACGCGCGCGTTGCGGGCGCAGTGGTCGCAAATGCAGGCGGCCGAGCCTCCGGCTGCCGAAGTCGCGGTCCCGCGCACGGTTCCGATGCGCGGACTGTTCGATTCCGTCGCGCGTGCGGCTACACAGGATCCGGATGGCGCATGGGCGCGCCTCACCCGATACTACGATCCCGCGCTCGCTCCGTCGGACAATCTCCCGGGCGGGCGCATGAGTACCACGCAACGTCATTTCGTGGAGAACGTCTGGAAGCCTGTCGTGCGGCCGCGCCTGGTGAGCGCGGGATTCTGGCAGCTGCAGACCATCGAGTGAGCGCGACACCGGCTGACGGCCTCGCGCGCTCGTCGCGTGCTGCCCGGACAAGGATCTTTTGACCTTGCGTTTTGGCTTCTCACTAAAGACAATGACGAGCATCGTCTGTCGCATTCTCACAATCATCGGCACCGAGGAGGCACGATGCCGTTACACGTCTGCAACGGGGCGCTGCTGCAATGTACTTTCGGCGCCGCGCCCAGCACTTTCGTCGTACTGCCGATCAATCGCATGCTCACCAGCAATCAGCCGGCCGCGAACATCATGGATCATAAGCCGATGGTGAACGTCATGCCCTTCGGCGTGTGCAGCAGCCTGGCGAATCCCACCGTGGCCTCGGCCACCTCCGCGGCGCTCGGCGTGCTCACCCCCATGCCGTGCGTTCCGAACACGCCCGCGCCCTGGGCGCCCGGCTCGCCCACGGTGCTGCTCGCCAACCAGCCGAGCCTCAACAACACGTCCAAGCTGATGTGCGTCTACGGCGGCGTAATCTCGGTGCAGTACCCGGGACAGACGACGCACATGATTCCTTGAGCGCGCGCGCTCGAACTCCCCTTTCCATGAACCTGCCCGCATCAGCGGGCACGCGACGCTCCCCTCTCCCTTTGGGAGAGGGGTTGGGGGTGAGGGAAGAGACGCCACGACAAGGTTCCAGGGCGCAAGCCGCGACATATGCGTCGTGGCGTCTCTCCCGAAGGGACACTCAGATTCTCGCATTCGCACGCGCGGCTCGCAGCAACCGATCCAGCTTCTCGTCCACGTTCGCGCCGCCCGCATCCTGCAGCGCCTGCTGCGCCCAGGCGTACAGCGGATCGGCGAGCACGCCCGCACCGAACAGGAACATGAACTGGGTCATCAGCACCACCGCCCAACGATCCGCCAGATCGAAGCGTTTGCAGCCCTCGACGGCGAGCCGGGTCAGGTCGTACAGCGTTTGTTCGCCGACCTCGGCGAACTTGCGCGGGTAGACCGCAGCCAACTGGATGAGCAGGTCGCGCTGCGAGCGGCTGGAGTTCTTGCACAACTCCTCCACCGAGCGGCCGAGCACGTAGCGAACCGCCGCCACATGCTGGCTATCGCCCTCGCCCATGACGCGCTGGCGCCACGATTGCGCCCGTTCCCACAGAAGATTCAGGCGCCGCGAAAGCGTACTCTCGTCGTTCGTGGCCAGCACCGCAGCCGCCCAGGCCGACTGCGGATCGTGCTCCCAATGACTGCCGAAGAGCAGCATCAAGCAGAGATAGCGCTGAACGTCGGCCGCCGCCTCGAGCCCGTGCGCTCTTGCCTTCTCGATCCCCAGGCTCACCACGGCCGCGAGCGCGGGCTCGCCGAATTGAATGGAGCACTGCGGAAACGCCTCCGCAAGCCCGGCACGCAGCTGCCGCTCCAGGCCCGCTTGCGAAGCGTCCGCGAACGCGGCCAACTGGGATGTGCGGATGACCAGCATGGCGGGCAAGCGAAGCTCAGGATGCGATGCCGACGATCGGGCGCGCGCTACGCTGCAGCTCGCCGGCGGAATGCGCGAACACCAGCGCGGAGCCTGCCGACTCGCCTTCGGCGACGAAGCTCGCAACAGGACCGAACATCTGCATGACCTGCTCGGCGTTGCAGGTGGGCAGGAATATGCGCAGCACGCGCGGATCGTAATAACGAAACAGCATCGGCTTGCCGTCCGGGCCATAAACGATGTTCAGCGTGCGCAGATGGAACCAAACGGTGCGCAGGTCGCATTGCGCCACGGCGAACGACGCCCAATGGTTTCCCCAGCCGTGCGCGATGACCCAGTCCGCGAGCTCGCTGTCGCGTTCCAGCTGAACCAGATAGGGCGCCACTTCCGCGATGTCCGGCGCAAGCTCACCATGCAGAAGGCATTCGAACTGCGGCCCGGCAGCACCGTGCAGGCGCTCCAGCAGGTTAGAGATGCTGGCGCCATCCAGGAGCGCGTACACACGGTCCCTGGGTGCAACCCAAAGCAGCTGTTTGAGCGCGTTCAGCGCTTCTTGCCCTAGCATCGGAACTCCCCGGCTACGACCCGATCGAGCGGCCGCGCCGCGTATCGAGCGGCCACGTCAGATCTCGCAAAACGGCGCGCCGCTTTGTGCGGCCTGCTTCAGCGCCACCGCCTGCGGACTGTAAGTCTGCACCGGCGGCGGCGCCGGCTTCGGCGGCGCTTCGTCCTTCTTGCCCGGCTCGCCGGTATCGGCCTCCTTCGCCGCCTTGGGCGCGGCCGGCGACGCGCCCGAGCCGCTGCCCGCCGAGCCGCCGCTGTTGATCTTGACGAGCGTGCCCAGGATGTCGACGCCCGCGGGCGTGATGTTGATGAAGTTGCCGCCGACCTTGAGCGAGATCTGCGTGCCGGCTTCGAGAATGATGTTCATGCCGGCCTTGAAATGGATCTCCTGGCCCGAATCGAGCGCGGATTTCTGCGCCACCTTGTACTGCAGGCTCTGATTCACCTTGAGCGAAGCGATGCCGGTCACCTCTTCGTTCAGATCGCCTTTCACCTTCAGGCTCTGATCCTTCTCGACCAGCTCGTTGCGATCCTGCTTGACGATGAGATGGCTGTCCTGGCCGATCCACGACAGGCGGTCCTTCTTGATGCGCACGTCGAGCTGCTTCTCGCCGTGGATGAAGATCTGCTCCGAGCCCTTCTTGTCCTCGAAGCGCAGCTCGTTGAAACCGCCGCCGCCCTCGGACGAATTGGTCTTGATCGTGGACTTGGTCTTCTCGCCCGGCAGCGCGTAGGGCGGCTTCGCCAGCCCGTTGTATACCACGCCGGTCACGATCGGCAGATCCGGATCGCCTTCGAGAAATTCCACCACCACTTCCTGGCCGACGCGCGGAATGAAGAATGCGCCCCACTTGTTACCCGCAATGGATTGGGTCACGCGCGCCCAGCACTTGCCGCCGACGCGATCCCAATGGAATTGGAGCTGCACGCGTCCGAACTCGTCGGTATCGATCTCGCCCTTGCCGACGACCATGGCGGTTTGCGCACCGTGGATGAGCGGTTTGCGGGTGAGCCGCTGGGAGTGGAAAGCCTGGTCGGCCTTGAGCGCGCTGAAGGTGACGCGGAACTCCGCCCCGCCGCCGCCGGAAAGCCCTGCCGTGTAGTCGTTGACCTTGAGATCGAGTTCGGCCGCGGTTGCCAGGTACTCGGCGTTCACCGCCGGGTCGTAATGCCCCTTCAGCTTGAAGCGGTAGCCGACGCGAAGCCCGCGCACGTTGCCGGCTCCGTTCAGAATACGATAACGGCTTTGGAGCTCTTCCATGCGCACGTTGACGTAAGCGGCGGTCCGGCCCGTGATGCTCTTGTCGCCGCCGATGTCGAGCCCCTGCGCCGTGTAGTCGTAGACTTCGAGATCGCCGTAGGTATGCGAGCGGGTGTTGGCAACGCCTGCTTCCTCGGTGCGCGCCTTGAAGAAGTCGTAATCCTTGTACCGGTACTTTCCGGGCTGCACCGAAGTGACCGCCGACCACTGGTCGACGACGTCGTAGCTCACATCACCCGGATCCTCCGAAAAGAAGCGCAGCTCGCTGCAATCGGGGTGCAGCATGTGCGCGCTCTGCGAATCGGAAAGCGTGAGCTCGTGCTTGCCGTCGGCGTGGACGAAGTAGTAGTAGATGCCTTCCTGCTCCATCAGCCGGCTGACGAAGTCGAAATCGGACTCTCGATACTGCACGCAGTACTTCCACACGGAATGCGGGCTGGAAAGCTTGTCGAGCACGCTCCCGCCATAGATGTTGAGCACCTGCTTGATGATGTCCGGAACCGACATGTCGTTGAAGATGCGGCAATCGGCACGCCGGGTCGAGAACCACAACCGCGGCTGCAGCAGCAGCCGATAGCCGTAGCCGATGCCGGTCTTGTAGGCGGGCGTGCGCACCTCCCCCAGCTGGGAGAAGCGGGTGACGTCGCCGTTGATGTAGCGCGGCGCCCCCGCGTCTTCGGTTTCGAAGACCAGCGTCGCGTTGGTGGCGAGGATCGATTCCGGTGCGATGTCGGCGCGCTCGCTGACCACCTCGACGCTGTATTCGAACAGCCGCCCGAGCTCCTCGCGGCCCGTGACCCGGGTCAGAACGAGCGCATCGGCGCCGAGCTTGGTCGCGATCTGGGCGGCTCGATAGCGCCCGCTAGCTCCGCCTTCATTCATCGCTCCCCTCCTCCGACTAGAGCCGCACGCTTCGAGCAACCCGCAGCGAGGCGGGGCTTCAGGCCTCGGCAGCCGCTGCAGCGGCGCTTGTCCGCCACGGCGGCGAGCTTGCCTGCCGCCGCGACAGCGCGCGCCGCGCGCTCAATCGAACCAACGCGCGCCGCGCGCTCAATCGAACGCATAGCCGAAATCCCCGTTGTCGACGCGAACGCGAACGCGTTCGACCGGCCTGCCTTCCATCATGCGCTTGAGGAACTCCTCGCTCAGCCTGGGCAGCACGGTATTGGTCAGGATCGCATCGATCATGCGCCCGCCGCTCTCGAGCTCGGTGCAGCGGCTGGCGATCAGCTTGATCACCTCGTCGTCGTAGCTGAACGGAACCTTGTGGTTCTCCTGGATGCGCTTCTGGATGCGGCCGAGCTGCAGGCGCGCGATCGAGCCGATCATCTCGTCGTTCAGCGGATAGTACGGGATGACCACCAGGCGCCCGAGCAGCGCCGGCGGAAACACCTTGAGCAGCGGCTCGCGCAGCGCCTTGGCGATCGTTTCGGCCTCCGGGATCAACTCCGGGTCCTTGCACAGGCTCATGATGAGATCGGTGCCCGCGTTGGTGGTGAGCAGGATGACGGTGTTCTTGAAGTCGATCACCCTGCCCTCGCCGTCTTCCATCCAGCCCTTGTCGAACACCTGGAAGAAAATCTCGTGCACGTCGGGATGCGCCTTCTCGACTTCGTCGAGCAGCACCACCGAGTAGGGCCGGCGGCGCACCGCTTCGGTGAGCACCCCGCCTTCGCCGTAGCCCACGTACCCGGGCGGCGCGCCCTTGAGGGTCGAGACCGTGTGCGCTTCCTGGTACTCGCTCATGTTGATGGTGATGATGTTCTGCTCGCCGCCGTAGAGCACCTCGGCGAGCGCCAGCGCCGTCTCGGTCTTGCCCACGCCCGACGTGCCGGCGAGCATGAACACCCCGATCGGCTTGTTCGGATTGTCGAGCTTGGCGCGCGAAGTCTGGATGCGCCGTGCGATCATGTCGAGCGCATGGCGCTGGCCGATGATGCGCTGCGAGAGCGTGTCGGCGAGCTTGAGGATCGCTTCTACCTCGTTCTTCACCATGCGCCCGACCGGGATGCCGGTCCAGTCTTCCACCACGGCGGCGATCGCCTGGTGATCGACCGTCGGCAGGATGAGCGGCCGCTCGCCCTGCAACTGATGCAGCTCCGACTGCGCCTTGCGCAACTGCTCGAGCAACCCACCGCGCTCTTCCTCGCTCAGGGTCGGCGCCGCGGTCTTGGGTGCCTCGGGGTTCGCGCTCTGAACCGAGGTGCTGGCCGCAGCCGCCGCGGCCGCAGCCTCCAGCTCGCTCGCCGTACCTTCGACCTTGCCCGAAGCGGCGCGCAGTTTTCCGCGCAACGCCAGGATCGTCTCCACCAGCGCCCGCTCCGCCTCCCAACGCGGCTCGAGCTCGGCCAGGCGGCCCTTCTCCGCGGCGAGCTTTTCCCGTGCGGCCGCTTCCCGCTCGGCCGTATCGATGCCCACGGCGGTCTCGCGGCCGATGATTTCCAGCTCGTTCTCCAGTGCCTGGATGCGCTTGCGACAATCGTCGACCTCGGGCGGCACGGCATACTGGCTGATAGCAACTCGCGCACACGCGGTATCGAGCAGGCTCACCGCCTTGTCGGGCAGCTGACGCGCCGGGATGTAGCGGTGCGAGAGCTTCACCGCGGCTTCGATCGCCTCGTCCAGGATCTGCACCTTGTGATGCTTCTCCATGGTGGTGACGATGCCGCGCATCATGAGAATGCCCTTCTCTTCACCAGGCTCGGCCACCTGCACCACCTGGAAGCGGCGCGTGAGCGCGGGGTCCTTCTCGATATGCTTCTTGTATTCGGCCCAGGTGGTGGCCGCCACGGTGCGCAGTGTGCCGCGCGCGAGCGCGGGCTTGAGCAAATTGGCCGCATCGCCCGTTCCGGCCGCGCCGCCCGCGCCCACCAGCGTGTGCGCCTCGTCGATGAACAGAATGATCGGCTTGGGCGAAGCCTGCACTTCCTCGATGACGCTGCGAAGGCGCTGCTCGAATTCGCCCTTCATGCTCGCGCCCGCCTGCAGGAGCCCCACGTCGAGGGTGCGCAGCGACACCTCCTTCAACGGCGGCGGCACATCGCCCGCCGCGATCTTGAGCGCGAAGCCCTCGACCACGGCGGTCTTGCCCACGCCCGCCTCGCCGGTGAGCAGCGGGTTGTTCTGGCGCCGGCGCATCAGGATGTCGACGATCTGGCGGATCTCCTCGTCGCGCCCCACCACCGGATCGAGCTTGCCGCTGTGCGCCTGCTCGGTGAGGTCGATGGTGAAGCGCGCGAGCGCCTCCTGCTTGCCCATCTGCGCGGGCGCAATCGCACCGCTCGCTTCGCCCGGCGCCGCGCCGCCGCCGACCTGCGAGCCGTCGCGGGCCGCCAACCCGTCCTCCGGCGAACCGGCCACGATCTTCGCCAGGTCGTCGGCCAGCACGTCGGGCGTGAT carries:
- the tagH gene encoding type VI secretion system-associated FHA domain protein TagH; translated protein: MVLAIYAARHAGEEFSEPVTTVLSAAQYMIGRGQECDIVLEDHSRRVSRKHATILRRPEGYLLHVISQINPVVVNGEVVGPGAQQPLHAGDRMAIGEYEFGLVAVEEGEPLSILPANPVSSRGQPADLDRLFGAQPLQPRAPAAPKTPSAPSGDLLQDLFGNRDARAPAAPKAPPSDLQDLLGKRDTHAPDPLLDILGRPGDASRRPGTAPASDPLAGILGRDSASTPATTGSPDEFLHGAGTESPIDALLQGPGVRGADPLGLSPELSPGHGRGQFGGGRGGSDELDHVHDFNLPLPAPAAAPPAPRGRQPAAPPALPDPLQAPAANDDPLAKLLGESPSRAPADDPLGIFGAMAPASPAPAPSPAQEAAPLPFDVVGANTEPSMLLHAAAIRARAAPAPMPQAATPSDVQGAIATFLRGAGMQGVDTAQVDADRFLEECGATVRAAIEGLMGMLLARSKVKEELRAVDRTMVAARENNPLKLSESVDEALQFVFDPVTRTDAFLPPAKAVADACNDLQAHELALVAGLRAALIGAIQRFDPDTIEKRLQKEGGKSLLANRKAQLWDCFVAYYRQTQADVDDDFDRVFGAAFLRAYQEQVRRLGR
- a CDS encoding glycine zipper 2TM domain-containing protein; amino-acid sequence: MANPNAPASTTGAVVGGAAGALLGNQVGQGSGRTAATAAGAIGGAMIGDRVMAGTAAPAPVAAAPMAYAPMAAAPMAQPCRVVDGVTREAIRGYSVVYRYAGRDITTTLPYHPGSSIRIAVGAADSMVARPAPPPGYAPPPAGYAPPPAGYAPPPAGYAPPPPAGYAAPGYAPYAQQPAQPQQPVGGTYPQQ
- the tssH gene encoding type VI secretion system ATPase TssH; translation: MSEISRVALFGKLNSLGYKAIEGATVFCKLRGNPYVEMVHWLHQILQNQDSDLHRIVRHFGIDHSRLASDMTAALDALPRGSTAISDLSEHIESAVERGWVYGTLKYGEGAVRTGHLLVGCLKTTTLRNALYAMSRQFQAITPDVLADDLAKIVAGSPEDGLAARDGSQVGGGAAPGEASGAIAPAQMGKQEALARFTIDLTEQAHSGKLDPVVGRDEEIRQIVDILMRRRQNNPLLTGEAGVGKTAVVEGFALKIAAGDVPPPLKEVSLRTLDVGLLQAGASMKGEFEQRLRSVIEEVQASPKPIILFIDEAHTLVGAGGAAGTGDAANLLKPALARGTLRTVAATTWAEYKKHIEKDPALTRRFQVVQVAEPGEEKGILMMRGIVTTMEKHHKVQILDEAIEAAVKLSHRYIPARQLPDKAVSLLDTACARVAISQYAVPPEVDDCRKRIQALENELEIIGRETAVGIDTAEREAAAREKLAAEKGRLAELEPRWEAERALVETILALRGKLRAASGKVEGTASELEAAAAAAAASTSVQSANPEAPKTAAPTLSEEERGGLLEQLRKAQSELHQLQGERPLILPTVDHQAIAAVVEDWTGIPVGRMVKNEVEAILKLADTLSQRIIGQRHALDMIARRIQTSRAKLDNPNKPIGVFMLAGTSGVGKTETALALAEVLYGGEQNIITINMSEYQEAHTVSTLKGAPPGYVGYGEGGVLTEAVRRRPYSVVLLDEVEKAHPDVHEIFFQVFDKGWMEDGEGRVIDFKNTVILLTTNAGTDLIMSLCKDPELIPEAETIAKALREPLLKVFPPALLGRLVVIPYYPLNDEMIGSIARLQLGRIQKRIQENHKVPFSYDDEVIKLIASRCTELESGGRMIDAILTNTVLPRLSEEFLKRMMEGRPVERVRVRVDNGDFGYAFD
- a CDS encoding tetratricopeptide repeat protein, whose protein sequence is MSTEHQTRTVTIEEAVRAAMELHRNGQLDEAEALYRQILDAAPENADALHFLGLLMRQCDRDAEALALMRRAVAAAPDYASAHNNLGNLLCEAGKLDEASRHLRRVLALAPHDPRALNNLGNVAHASGQADEAIRCFERAIALSPEFSLPYENLGRMRLRGGEVAQAYALFCKAVALDHTRTRSRAFVGLALCELGRYDEARDHYRKWAEAEPDNAEPRHLLASVEGGTAPTRASDDYVRSVFDGFARTFDVHLQKLQYRAPTLVVEALRAAGALDAIAVLDAGCGTGLCGPLLRPLAAKLDGVDLSPKMLEHARASGHYDALYESELTAFMRSRPGHYHAIACADTLCYFGELDEAAQAAFAALHPGGLFAVTLEALAADSSERYRLTHTGRYAHGSQYAQLALARAGFERASIRGEWLRMEAGNEVAGHVVVARKPAA
- a CDS encoding DUF4280 domain-containing protein; its protein translation is MPLHVCNGALLQCTFGAAPSTFVVLPINRMLTSNQPAANIMDHKPMVNVMPFGVCSSLANPTVASATSAALGVLTPMPCVPNTPAPWAPGSPTVLLANQPSLNNTSKLMCVYGGVISVQYPGQTTHMIP
- the tssI gene encoding type VI secretion system tip protein VgrG, whose amino-acid sequence is MNEGGASGRYRAAQIATKLGADALVLTRVTGREELGRLFEYSVEVVSERADIAPESILATNATLVFETEDAGAPRYINGDVTRFSQLGEVRTPAYKTGIGYGYRLLLQPRLWFSTRRADCRIFNDMSVPDIIKQVLNIYGGSVLDKLSSPHSVWKYCVQYRESDFDFVSRLMEQEGIYYYFVHADGKHELTLSDSQSAHMLHPDCSELRFFSEDPGDVSYDVVDQWSAVTSVQPGKYRYKDYDFFKARTEEAGVANTRSHTYGDLEVYDYTAQGLDIGGDKSITGRTAAYVNVRMEELQSRYRILNGAGNVRGLRVGYRFKLKGHYDPAVNAEYLATAAELDLKVNDYTAGLSGGGGAEFRVTFSALKADQAFHSQRLTRKPLIHGAQTAMVVGKGEIDTDEFGRVQLQFHWDRVGGKCWARVTQSIAGNKWGAFFIPRVGQEVVVEFLEGDPDLPIVTGVVYNGLAKPPYALPGEKTKSTIKTNSSEGGGGFNELRFEDKKGSEQIFIHGEKQLDVRIKKDRLSWIGQDSHLIVKQDRNELVEKDQSLKVKGDLNEEVTGIASLKVNQSLQYKVAQKSALDSGQEIHFKAGMNIILEAGTQISLKVGGNFINITPAGVDILGTLVKINSGGSAGSGSGASPAAPKAAKEADTGEPGKKDEAPPKPAPPPVQTYSPQAVALKQAAQSGAPFCEI
- a CDS encoding DUF4123 domain-containing protein; protein product: MLGQEALNALKQLLWVAPRDRVYALLDGASISNLLERLHGAAGPQFECLLHGELAPDIAEVAPYLVQLERDSELADWVIAHGWGNHWASFAVAQCDLRTVWFHLRTLNIVYGPDGKPMLFRYYDPRVLRIFLPTCNAEQVMQMFGPVASFVAEGESAGSALVFAHSAGELQRSARPIVGIAS